A window from Deltaproteobacteria bacterium PRO3 encodes these proteins:
- a CDS encoding DUF721 domain-containing protein, with amino-acid sequence MKKPWRQPETLGDILKDSLPKWDFGPTLLRYEVVEKWPELVGPQIAEKSRATGLQGDMLLIEVEHPAWVQELNLLKPRLLQKIARLFPRAGVKNIRFSLK; translated from the coding sequence ATGAAGAAGCCCTGGCGCCAACCGGAGACCCTGGGGGATATCCTCAAGGACTCCCTCCCCAAATGGGACTTCGGCCCTACCCTACTGCGCTACGAGGTGGTCGAAAAGTGGCCGGAACTGGTGGGACCGCAGATCGCGGAGAAATCCCGGGCCACGGGTCTGCAAGGCGACATGCTCCTGATCGAGGTGGAGCATCCCGCCTGGGTCCAGGAGCTGAACCTGCTCAAGCCCCGGCTCCTGCAGAAGATCGCGCGTTTGTTTCCAAGGGCCGGGGTCAAAAACATTCGCTTTTCCCTTAAATAA